One Chitinophaga varians DNA window includes the following coding sequences:
- a CDS encoding serine hydrolase: MARTGLSAADYQTEFNKWVQQGYRPVNQSAYNGRFSVIFEKQNNAPAWQARLGLSAADYQTEFNKLVQQGYRPVRVCGYTAGGQALYAALFEKRPDSPAWVARHGLTANDYQAEFTRWTQQGYKPTDVSAYTVNGQDLYTVIFDKIVNSPAWVARNDLSATDYQNEFNKWAGQGYRLTMVTATSAGRYTAVWEKTGNTAWQARHGLNSQQYQDEFDRLFYQGFRPVWVNGANINGNDSYAAIWDAKDTFRQSDMQKVDAAVAKFMNDYHVPGLSFAIAKDGRLVLVKTYGYANKETGEAVAPRHRFRIASVSKPITATAIMKLYEQNKLKMTDKVFGSGALLGTTYGTLPYKKDVDKITVQNFLNHNCGGWSADLDFDPMFNYTNLNKAELISKVLNDQPLQKTPGTEYHYSNFGFCVLGRVIEKLSGQNYDSYVKSQILAPAGINNMEIGGDTEADRKVNEVKYYGQGGENPYSMKISRMDSHGAWIATPTDLVRFLVRVDDFTTKPDILQPATLSLMYAPSTTNPEYAKGWVVNKVPNYWHNGSLPGEQALMVRTNDGFCWSVLVNTRTGNIGGDMDALMWTIKNAIGYWPSYDLF; this comes from the coding sequence GTGGCACGTACTGGATTATCCGCCGCAGATTATCAAACTGAATTTAATAAATGGGTGCAGCAGGGCTACCGGCCTGTCAATCAAAGTGCTTACAACGGCCGGTTTTCCGTGATTTTTGAAAAACAGAATAATGCGCCTGCCTGGCAGGCGCGTCTTGGTTTATCAGCTGCGGACTACCAAACGGAATTTAACAAGCTGGTGCAGCAAGGCTACCGGCCCGTGCGGGTATGTGGTTATACGGCAGGCGGCCAGGCGCTCTATGCAGCGCTGTTTGAGAAAAGGCCAGACAGCCCCGCATGGGTGGCCCGGCATGGCCTCACGGCAAATGATTATCAAGCCGAATTTACCCGGTGGACACAACAGGGTTACAAACCTACTGACGTCAGCGCCTATACGGTAAACGGTCAGGATTTGTATACCGTTATCTTCGATAAAATCGTCAACAGCCCCGCATGGGTAGCGCGTAATGACCTTTCTGCTACTGACTATCAGAACGAATTTAATAAATGGGCAGGGCAGGGGTACCGCCTCACTATGGTCACCGCGACCAGTGCCGGACGTTATACCGCCGTATGGGAGAAAACAGGCAACACAGCATGGCAGGCACGCCATGGCTTAAACAGCCAGCAATACCAGGATGAATTTGACCGCCTGTTTTACCAGGGCTTCCGGCCTGTTTGGGTGAACGGTGCCAATATCAACGGCAACGATTCCTATGCGGCAATATGGGACGCTAAAGACACTTTTCGCCAGTCTGATATGCAAAAAGTAGATGCGGCCGTTGCTAAATTTATGAACGACTATCATGTGCCGGGACTATCCTTCGCTATCGCGAAAGACGGCCGTTTGGTGCTGGTGAAAACATATGGTTATGCCAACAAAGAAACCGGCGAAGCAGTGGCGCCACGGCACCGCTTCCGCATTGCCAGCGTCAGCAAACCTATCACGGCAACGGCTATCATGAAGCTATATGAACAGAACAAACTGAAAATGACCGATAAGGTGTTCGGCAGTGGCGCCCTGTTGGGAACAACCTACGGCACCTTACCCTATAAAAAGGACGTTGATAAAATAACGGTCCAGAATTTTCTGAACCACAACTGTGGCGGCTGGTCGGCAGACCTGGATTTTGATCCCATGTTTAACTATACCAACTTAAACAAGGCAGAACTGATCTCTAAAGTATTGAACGATCAACCATTGCAGAAAACTCCCGGAACAGAATATCATTATTCCAATTTTGGCTTCTGCGTGCTGGGCCGCGTTATTGAAAAATTATCAGGCCAAAACTATGACAGCTACGTGAAAAGCCAGATACTGGCCCCGGCAGGCATTAATAACATGGAAATAGGCGGCGATACGGAAGCTGACAGGAAAGTCAATGAAGTGAAGTACTACGGCCAGGGTGGCGAAAACCCGTACAGTATGAAGATTTCCCGTATGGATTCACACGGTGCATGGATCGCTACGCCCACGGACCTGGTCCGTTTTCTGGTCCGCGTGGATGATTTTACTACCAAGCCGGATATCTTACAGCCGGCAACGCTTAGCCTGATGTACGCCCCCAGCACCACTAACCCGGAATATGCAAAAGGCTGGGTCGTAAACAAGGTGCCCAATTACTGGCATAACGGATCGCTGCCTGGTGAACAAGCCCTCATGGTACGCACCAATGACGGATTTTGCTGGTCGGTGCTGGTCAATACACGTACCGGCAATATCGGCGGAGATATGGACGCCCTGATGTGGACCATCAAAAACGCCATTGGCTATTGGCCTTCGTATGATTTGTTTTAA
- a CDS encoding helix-turn-helix domain-containing protein: protein MYNYQFAKPHHPLLEPYVEYFAQLDGTGVLFKSIYSRLSTSFLMDFDQATFYDGQPLKTGLLGVKDKMVRFSPVASHSASADKFFASFTPYGLSVFTRQSMQELSSGPVAGEDIFGSSLHHLYEQLQPLPFAARVNMFETFLLQRFTAPHASHQLIFDLADSIRNEVDGSPFRQLKALPLSERQIERNFKRYIGISISRFLRVSRFERAKTLIAAHPSRRLTDIALLAGYFDQSHFISDFKRLTGVSPKNFRLCCSPQQKMSV, encoded by the coding sequence ATGTATAACTACCAGTTTGCAAAACCGCATCATCCGCTGTTAGAGCCTTATGTTGAGTACTTCGCTCAACTGGATGGTACCGGCGTATTGTTTAAATCCATCTATTCCCGGTTAAGCACTTCTTTCCTGATGGATTTTGATCAGGCCACCTTTTACGACGGGCAGCCTTTGAAAACGGGATTGCTGGGCGTAAAAGACAAGATGGTCCGCTTCAGTCCTGTTGCCAGTCACTCCGCTTCCGCAGATAAATTTTTCGCCAGCTTCACCCCGTACGGCTTAAGTGTGTTCACCCGGCAGTCCATGCAGGAGCTGAGCAGCGGCCCCGTGGCAGGGGAAGATATTTTCGGAAGCAGCCTACACCACTTATATGAACAGTTGCAGCCGTTGCCTTTTGCCGCGCGGGTGAATATGTTTGAAACGTTTTTATTGCAGCGGTTCACCGCCCCACATGCATCGCATCAGCTTATTTTTGATCTGGCCGACAGTATCAGAAATGAGGTGGACGGGTCTCCGTTCCGGCAGCTGAAAGCACTTCCGCTGAGCGAACGGCAGATAGAACGGAATTTCAAGCGGTACATCGGCATCAGCATCAGCCGTTTTCTGCGCGTGTCCCGTTTTGAAAGGGCCAAAACACTTATTGCCGCCCATCCCTCCCGGCGGCTGACAGACATCGCGCTTCTCGCGGGTTATTTTGACCAGTCCCATTTTATTTCCGACTTTAAACGGCTTACCGGCGTCAGTCCCAAAAACTTCCGGCTGTGCTGTTCCCCGCAGCAGAAGATGTCGGTATGA
- a CDS encoding alpha-L-fucosidase gives MNRRDLIKYLGMTVPAYLLSKQAGASMIGQPAPYAAPGPFTASWDSLQQYTVPEWYRNAKFGIWAHWGPQCEPEYGDWYARNMYMEGSDQYKYHLQKYGHPSKFGFKDVIHQWKAEQWDPEHLVSLYKRAGAKYFFAMANHHDNLDLWNSRHHAWNAVNVGPKKDLIGGWAKAARNNGLPFGVSIHAAHAWTWLEVSRRADKNGPLAGVPYDGKLTKADGKGAWWEGLDPQLLYAQDHPLGKDSEDNNAIFRQWDWSNGAAAPSKAYCDQFLKRTIDLIDRYEPELVYFDDTVLPLYPVSDVGLQIAAYHYNKSIKRNKGKLHAVLNGKVLNEMQRKCMVWDIERGQSNVIEPFTWQTDTCIGGWHYDKRFYEGKWYKSGKTVIQTLADIVSKNGNLLLNIPVKGNGTIDDQEKAILEEIAAWMAVNAECIFDTRPWKVLGEGPALENVAPIAAQGFNEGKGKPYAAGDIRFTTKGDVLYAILLGWPDDGKMKIKSLAAGSSLRPEKINRIDLLGGGELSFQQQADALEVVLPENKTAFPYAAVLKIR, from the coding sequence ATGAATAGGAGAGATCTTATCAAATACCTGGGAATGACTGTCCCGGCTTATTTGTTGTCTAAACAGGCAGGCGCATCAATGATCGGACAGCCGGCCCCGTATGCAGCCCCCGGGCCTTTTACCGCCAGCTGGGATTCGCTGCAGCAGTACACCGTGCCGGAATGGTACCGCAATGCCAAGTTCGGCATATGGGCCCACTGGGGCCCGCAATGTGAGCCGGAGTATGGCGACTGGTACGCACGTAACATGTATATGGAAGGAAGCGACCAGTACAAATACCACCTCCAAAAATATGGGCATCCTTCCAAATTTGGTTTTAAGGATGTGATCCATCAGTGGAAAGCCGAACAGTGGGACCCGGAACATTTGGTGTCATTATACAAAAGGGCAGGGGCAAAATACTTTTTTGCCATGGCCAACCACCACGATAACCTCGATCTCTGGAACTCCCGTCACCATGCCTGGAACGCGGTGAACGTAGGACCTAAAAAAGATCTTATCGGTGGCTGGGCGAAAGCCGCGCGCAATAACGGCCTGCCTTTCGGTGTGAGCATACATGCGGCCCATGCCTGGACATGGCTCGAAGTGTCGCGGAGGGCAGATAAAAACGGTCCGCTTGCCGGAGTGCCATATGATGGCAAACTAACGAAGGCAGACGGCAAAGGCGCCTGGTGGGAAGGACTGGACCCGCAGTTACTCTATGCACAGGACCATCCGCTGGGCAAAGACAGCGAAGATAATAACGCCATCTTCCGCCAGTGGGACTGGAGCAATGGAGCCGCAGCGCCTTCAAAGGCATACTGCGACCAGTTCCTGAAAAGGACCATAGACCTGATAGACCGCTACGAACCAGAGCTGGTTTATTTTGATGACACCGTGCTGCCACTGTACCCGGTCAGCGACGTAGGACTGCAAATAGCCGCCTATCATTACAACAAAAGCATCAAACGTAATAAAGGCAAACTGCACGCGGTACTCAACGGCAAAGTATTGAACGAAATGCAGCGTAAATGCATGGTGTGGGACATCGAACGAGGACAGAGCAATGTCATTGAACCTTTTACCTGGCAAACAGATACCTGTATCGGCGGATGGCATTATGACAAGCGGTTTTATGAAGGCAAATGGTATAAGTCCGGCAAAACCGTTATCCAGACGCTGGCAGACATAGTAAGCAAAAACGGGAACCTCCTGCTCAATATCCCGGTGAAAGGCAACGGCACCATCGATGATCAGGAGAAAGCCATCCTGGAAGAAATAGCCGCCTGGATGGCCGTCAATGCGGAATGTATATTTGATACCAGGCCGTGGAAGGTACTGGGAGAAGGCCCTGCACTGGAAAATGTAGCACCTATTGCCGCACAGGGTTTCAACGAAGGCAAAGGCAAACCGTATGCCGCCGGCGATATTCGCTTCACTACCAAAGGCGATGTGCTGTACGCCATTTTACTGGGCTGGCCTGACGACGGAAAGATGAAAATAAAAAGCCTCGCGGCCGGAAGTTCATTAAGGCCTGAAAAAATCAACCGTATTGATTTGCTGGGCGGTGGTGAGTTGAGTTTTCAGCAACAGGCAGATGCCTTGGAGGTCGTATTGCCGGAAAACAAGACTGCTTTTCCTTATGCGGCAGTGTTGAAGATCAGGTAA
- a CDS encoding SCO family protein, with protein sequence MRVVMSLLLCMLLISACRQTEKRLPYLGTPIVTEHFVNGHTVYDSAYPVIPAFSLTDQDSLTVTQQTFNGKIYVADFIFLSCPTICPTMNDNMLQVYHHFKNEDRVNFLSHSIDPKNDTILRLKAYAKSLHITDNKWRFVTGNQDTVFRLAEKGYYAAAAKDSTAPGNYIHSGGFFLIDKQRHIRGMYNGTDKEAMQHLVRDIETLLKEG encoded by the coding sequence ATGAGAGTTGTTATGTCGTTGCTGTTGTGCATGCTGCTGATCAGCGCCTGCCGGCAGACAGAAAAAAGACTGCCTTACCTGGGCACGCCCATCGTAACCGAACATTTCGTGAACGGCCATACCGTTTACGACTCCGCCTATCCGGTCATACCGGCTTTTTCGCTGACAGACCAGGACAGCCTGACCGTAACACAGCAAACATTCAACGGGAAAATATATGTGGCGGACTTTATCTTCCTGTCATGCCCTACTATCTGCCCCACCATGAACGACAACATGTTGCAGGTGTATCATCATTTTAAAAACGAAGACCGGGTAAATTTCCTCTCGCATAGCATTGATCCGAAGAACGATACCATCCTCCGGCTGAAAGCCTATGCGAAAAGCCTGCATATCACTGACAACAAATGGCGGTTCGTGACCGGCAACCAGGATACGGTTTTCCGGCTGGCGGAAAAAGGCTATTATGCCGCCGCGGCCAAAGACAGTACCGCGCCGGGCAACTACATTCATAGCGGAGGTTTCTTCCTGATCGATAAACAACGGCATATCCGGGGTATGTACAACGGCACCGACAAGGAAGCGATGCAACATCTGGTCCGTGACATTGAAACCCTGTTAAAAGAAGGTTGA
- a CDS encoding cellulase family glycosylhydrolase → MPRSNVKHYIKSCMRIAMQLLLLLFAGLQLSAQLPTAQSIASKMKMGWNLGNTLEAICGENAWGGAVTQATIDAVKASGFNTVRLPVSWDCHSTNGVIDPAWMARVKEVVDYCMRDSLYVIVNIHWDNGWLENNVTPAAQQQVNAKQQNYWTQIANTFKNYNEHLLFASANEPAVNDATGMSVLLSYHQTFVNAVRATGGNNSSRTLIVQGPSTNIDKTNTLMNTLPTDPIANRLMMEIHYYDPSQFAIITQDESWGKMFYYWGANYHSSTDTYRNATWGEESYMDSELSLMKTKFIDKGIPVIIGEFAAVKRTLGPPSDQLLHEASRQHFYDYLVRSARAKGLIPIYWDINKQLYDRATGVILDQETISTLMQAAGNTPGYVRLANRATGLLADGIYRNTNGANAGQWANSGSDAQQWTVEAADGYVRLKNRATGLYLDGMGRTADGSVAGQWAFSSSYNQQWKLESTGSYIKLKNRATGLYLDGLGQTANGADLAQWSGSSSNNQQWTMTAVALPAAAMAATTTSASIAPSQANDLNVYPNPFTATFSVKADKQDKIESITIIDASGKIVETKAHPSASDLLSMGATLKTGSYIVVAKGRGWTKKSKVVKIIK, encoded by the coding sequence ATGCCACGTTCAAATGTTAAACACTACATTAAAAGTTGCATGCGCATAGCGATGCAACTGCTGCTACTTCTTTTTGCGGGCCTGCAACTATCGGCCCAATTGCCCACGGCACAGTCTATTGCCAGTAAAATGAAAATGGGCTGGAACCTGGGGAACACGCTGGAAGCCATTTGCGGGGAAAACGCATGGGGCGGCGCTGTCACACAAGCCACTATCGACGCCGTGAAAGCGTCCGGATTTAATACCGTCCGGCTGCCCGTTTCCTGGGACTGCCACAGCACCAACGGTGTGATAGATCCGGCCTGGATGGCCCGCGTAAAAGAGGTGGTGGACTACTGCATGCGCGACAGCCTGTATGTCATCGTCAACATCCATTGGGACAACGGCTGGCTGGAAAATAACGTCACCCCGGCGGCACAGCAACAGGTAAATGCCAAACAGCAGAACTATTGGACGCAGATCGCCAACACTTTTAAAAACTATAATGAACATCTGTTGTTTGCCAGTGCCAATGAGCCGGCTGTCAACGATGCCACAGGCATGTCTGTATTGTTGTCTTACCATCAGACATTTGTCAACGCCGTACGGGCCACCGGCGGCAACAACAGTTCCCGTACGCTGATCGTCCAGGGGCCCAGTACCAACATCGACAAGACGAACACGCTGATGAACACCCTGCCTACTGACCCCATCGCCAACCGGCTGATGATGGAGATACACTACTACGATCCTTCCCAGTTTGCGATCATCACACAGGATGAATCCTGGGGCAAAATGTTCTACTACTGGGGCGCCAACTACCATTCCTCTACAGACACCTACCGGAACGCCACCTGGGGAGAGGAGAGTTATATGGACTCGGAGCTGAGCCTCATGAAAACGAAATTCATTGATAAAGGGATACCCGTGATCATCGGGGAGTTCGCCGCCGTGAAAAGAACGCTCGGCCCACCGTCCGACCAGTTGCTGCACGAGGCTTCCCGGCAGCATTTCTACGATTACCTCGTACGTTCCGCAAGGGCCAAGGGGCTTATACCTATTTACTGGGACATCAACAAACAGTTGTACGACCGGGCCACTGGGGTGATACTGGACCAGGAAACCATTTCCACGCTCATGCAGGCCGCCGGCAATACCCCCGGTTACGTGAGGCTGGCAAACCGCGCTACCGGCCTGCTGGCAGACGGCATCTACAGAAACACCAACGGCGCCAACGCAGGGCAATGGGCCAACAGCGGCAGCGATGCGCAGCAGTGGACCGTAGAGGCGGCCGATGGCTACGTACGCCTGAAAAACCGCGCTACCGGCCTGTACCTCGATGGCATGGGCAGAACGGCTGACGGATCTGTGGCAGGGCAGTGGGCCTTCAGCAGCAGCTACAACCAGCAGTGGAAGCTGGAATCGACAGGCAGTTACATCAAACTGAAAAACCGTGCTACAGGGCTGTACCTCGACGGCCTGGGACAAACGGCCAACGGGGCTGACCTGGCACAGTGGTCCGGCAGCAGCAGCAACAACCAGCAATGGACCATGACGGCAGTCGCATTGCCCGCAGCAGCGATGGCCGCAACCACTACATCCGCCAGTATTGCGCCTTCACAGGCAAATGACCTGAACGTATATCCGAACCCGTTTACCGCCACTTTCAGCGTGAAGGCGGACAAACAGGATAAAATAGAGAGTATCACTATTATCGATGCTTCCGGAAAAATAGTGGAGACAAAAGCCCATCCGTCGGCTTCGGACCTTTTGTCTATGGGCGCCACGCTAAAAACAGGCAGTTACATCGTAGTGGCAAAAGGACGGGGATGGACCAAAAAAAGTAAGGTGGTCAAAATCATCAAATAA
- a CDS encoding NmrA/HSCARG family protein, with the protein MQNRKRILVVGATGQQGGAVARVLLAQGWLVRGFTRDTASAAAQELTALGVEMKKGDLADRVSVDRAMEDVYGVFNVHPGPLAMDQDEAQAGKNIADAAKAHQVAHLVYSSAIGTDQAALTGMQTEKAIVEKYIRELGVSYTILRPASFMENFLDPRFGLKGTTFTTAALPTTQMQLIALEDIGQLAAMAFRQPETFNHNILELSGDTLTPVQMAAAMSSATGLNITYQLLPMETLRQLNPRFARGYEFLNSGKATKADEESLRRIHPALLTFEAWLKKTGAKKIRQ; encoded by the coding sequence ATGCAAAACAGGAAACGTATTTTGGTAGTCGGCGCCACAGGCCAGCAGGGCGGCGCCGTAGCCCGTGTATTACTGGCCCAAGGATGGCTGGTACGTGGCTTTACCCGCGATACCGCCAGCGCCGCCGCACAGGAACTGACGGCGCTGGGCGTGGAAATGAAAAAAGGCGATCTGGCCGACCGGGTATCTGTAGACCGGGCCATGGAAGATGTCTACGGCGTATTTAACGTACATCCGGGGCCGTTAGCCATGGACCAGGACGAAGCACAGGCCGGGAAAAATATCGCCGATGCAGCAAAAGCGCACCAGGTGGCGCACCTGGTCTATAGCTCCGCCATCGGGACAGACCAGGCAGCGCTAACCGGCATGCAAACGGAAAAGGCCATCGTGGAAAAGTATATCCGGGAGCTCGGCGTGTCTTATACCATACTGCGGCCTGCCTCTTTCATGGAAAACTTCCTGGACCCGCGATTCGGGCTGAAAGGCACTACCTTTACCACCGCAGCGCTGCCTACCACGCAAATGCAGCTGATTGCGCTGGAAGATATCGGCCAACTGGCGGCCATGGCCTTCAGGCAACCAGAGACATTCAATCACAACATCCTTGAACTGTCCGGCGACACCTTAACGCCCGTACAAATGGCAGCCGCCATGAGCTCGGCCACCGGCCTGAACATCACCTACCAACTGCTTCCCATGGAAACGCTGCGGCAACTCAATCCACGGTTTGCCCGGGGCTATGAGTTCCTCAACTCCGGTAAAGCCACCAAAGCTGACGAGGAAAGCCTGCGGCGCATACATCCCGCCCTGCTCACGTTTGAAGCATGGCTGAAAAAGACGGGCGCGAAAAAAATCAGGCAGTAG
- a CDS encoding c-type cytochrome, translated as MDFPMFHLDWLNDRFLIAMIAIVHVFINHGLAVGFIPYITWLEQKGVKMAGPSAITDAEWDHLVYRKMKVAFIITTTLGAMTGVGIWFSAGLISPSSIGSLIRVFYFAWFVEWLTFVTEVVLIMIYFLTWKQSNQSLKAKIRHIRFGWFLSIFSWITMCIIVSILGFMMDPGNWNTDHSLISGFTNPIYLPQLFFRTPTAMVLGGVFGMLLTTIFANRNATWRSAALKYGARWVLCWAPVSLVAAIIYYKAMPAAMRENMSTAVGTMEFAQYYDLLQYIIPGAVSLVVILGIWTLFRPRSVRMWMVLVPCVAAFGFLGIFERVREFIRKPYVIGGYMYSNLLREEDYPLFKRDGLLKYATYATAGRVTPENRLSAGRDVFMLSCSRCHTTNGINSIVYVFERLYGAGKPLDENSMAAYIPNMHNGRTYMPPFPGNKEELGALVAYIKHLQLTGEALEGAQAAGVSINPENTTDRIEQTADSAQSK; from the coding sequence ATGGATTTTCCAATGTTTCATCTGGACTGGCTCAATGACCGGTTTCTGATAGCGATGATCGCTATTGTGCACGTATTTATCAATCATGGATTGGCGGTCGGGTTTATTCCGTATATCACCTGGCTGGAGCAGAAAGGGGTGAAGATGGCGGGCCCGTCTGCCATTACCGATGCGGAATGGGACCACTTGGTGTACCGTAAAATGAAAGTCGCCTTTATTATCACCACCACCTTAGGGGCTATGACAGGCGTAGGCATCTGGTTTTCCGCCGGTTTGATCAGTCCTTCGTCTATCGGCAGTCTTATCCGGGTGTTTTATTTTGCCTGGTTTGTGGAGTGGCTGACGTTTGTGACGGAGGTGGTATTGATCATGATATATTTTCTTACCTGGAAACAGAGCAATCAATCGTTGAAAGCCAAAATCAGGCATATCCGTTTCGGTTGGTTCCTGTCCATTTTCTCCTGGATCACGATGTGTATTATCGTTTCCATACTTGGGTTTATGATGGACCCGGGCAACTGGAACACCGACCATTCGCTGATCAGTGGTTTCACCAATCCTATTTACCTGCCGCAGTTGTTTTTCCGTACGCCCACGGCCATGGTGCTGGGCGGTGTGTTCGGTATGTTGCTCACCACCATTTTTGCAAACCGGAATGCCACCTGGCGAAGCGCAGCGTTGAAGTATGGCGCACGGTGGGTATTGTGCTGGGCGCCGGTTTCACTGGTGGCCGCCATTATATATTACAAAGCAATGCCTGCTGCCATGCGCGAGAATATGAGTACGGCCGTAGGCACTATGGAGTTCGCGCAATATTATGACCTGCTGCAGTACATCATTCCGGGAGCGGTGTCGCTGGTGGTGATACTGGGCATATGGACGCTGTTCCGTCCGCGTTCTGTCCGCATGTGGATGGTACTGGTGCCCTGTGTGGCAGCTTTTGGTTTTCTGGGGATTTTTGAGCGGGTACGGGAGTTTATTCGTAAGCCTTATGTCATCGGGGGGTACATGTATTCCAATCTGTTAAGGGAAGAGGACTATCCCTTGTTTAAACGCGACGGGCTGCTCAAATACGCCACCTACGCCACGGCAGGCAGGGTAACGCCGGAAAACAGGCTGAGTGCCGGGAGGGACGTATTTATGCTGTCCTGCAGCCGTTGCCATACCACCAACGGCATCAATTCCATCGTGTATGTTTTTGAAAGGCTTTATGGCGCTGGTAAACCGCTGGATGAAAACTCTATGGCGGCATATATTCCCAATATGCATAACGGCCGGACTTATATGCCTCCCTTTCCGGGGAATAAAGAAGAACTCGGCGCGCTGGTAGCCTATATCAAACATCTTCAGCTGACAGGCGAAGCCCTGGAAGGCGCCCAGGCAGCAGGAGTCAGCATTAACCCTGAAAACACTACCGACCGCATTGAGCAAACAGCTGATTCGGCACAATCGAAATAA
- a CDS encoding helix-turn-helix domain-containing protein: MKTEEIAVLSVGMFQGGSEYCWVGDLEHLLEKFPLLEFPNKRRFYVLMIIESAQGTAVIDGNSLRLDHPKIICINPGSIFSLEINRKAKGTMLCFTEDFFSIRYNNNALSNFTFLEREYGSYVRLTEEKAREWEQLSAFMKGEYTGQQKGADSVLRSFLNIMLCKLDREFSHVVPLMKKNTYEEKIKQFRSLLDEHFVAHKTPAFYASRLNITTNYLNKLCGKYHGVSTGELIRKRITIEAQRLLHYTVLPIADIAKQLEFESVSYFITFFKRSVGTTPENFRKNH; this comes from the coding sequence ATGAAAACAGAAGAAATAGCTGTTTTGTCCGTGGGCATGTTTCAGGGAGGTAGTGAATATTGCTGGGTGGGCGATCTCGAACATCTGCTGGAAAAATTTCCCCTGCTGGAATTTCCCAACAAACGACGTTTTTATGTATTGATGATCATAGAAAGCGCCCAGGGCACTGCTGTTATTGATGGCAACAGCCTGCGGCTCGACCACCCAAAGATTATCTGTATCAATCCCGGAAGCATATTCAGCCTGGAAATAAACCGTAAGGCAAAAGGGACGATGCTGTGTTTTACAGAAGACTTTTTCTCTATCAGGTATAACAATAACGCCCTGTCCAACTTCACCTTCCTGGAAAGGGAATATGGCAGTTACGTGAGGCTGACGGAAGAAAAAGCCCGGGAGTGGGAACAGCTGTCTGCCTTTATGAAAGGCGAATATACCGGGCAGCAGAAAGGGGCAGACAGTGTGCTCAGGTCTTTTCTGAATATTATGTTGTGTAAGCTGGACCGTGAGTTTTCCCACGTAGTGCCGCTGATGAAGAAAAACACTTACGAAGAAAAGATCAAACAGTTCAGATCATTGCTGGACGAACATTTTGTAGCGCACAAAACACCTGCTTTTTACGCTTCCAGGTTAAATATCACGACCAACTACCTGAACAAGCTATGCGGAAAATACCATGGCGTGTCCACTGGGGAACTGATAAGAAAGCGGATCACGATTGAAGCCCAGCGGCTCTTGCATTATACGGTACTGCCTATTGCAGATATCGCCAAGCAGCTGGAATTTGAAAGTGTATCTTACTTTATTACTTTTTTTAAAAGAAGCGTGGGCACCACGCCGGAAAATTTTCGAAAGAACCATTAA